ATCTCATATCATCACGAGTCCTATTAATATGAGGTAAGAAACCTAGACACTAACCTCCATAATCAACCCCATAGTTGCATTCACTGTGCATATTCATGTGTGTGAATGTCCATGCATATAAAATTGCAACATAACATACCTCCACCACCATTGATGATCTTCCACGGATAGCTGAATATATGTCAAACCAACACTTAATATTGCAGTGATCAGGATGAGGATGATGAACATAATAAACAAAATGCTGGGAAGAGTGAATATCCTGTATCCCCACAAGCTCGCATATAAATGTTGTAACTCAAGGACGATAGCACTAAATGGTAAGAAACCCCCAAGAAACATCTGGCAAGGAGTATCTCGATACCAAGGCAATGGAGGAATCTCTCTCGGGTATCTTTTAGTAGCACAAGGTGACTGAAACTCGGACCTAAAGAGGTATCCTATCACCCCACCCAACACAAGTAATGGAATGGTGAGAAAAGCATATAGGAGAACGATAACCATGATGGTGCCAAAAGGGAGTGCCGCAGTGGCCCCATAAGATACAGCAACCACATTAAGAATGGAACTAATCACAAACAAGGGACCTGCATACATGATTCCAGCCAGCAGGACACTCCTTTCCTGAAAATCCGACAGTTCTTATTTAACAAACAAGCCAAAAAGGCTCCTTTAGTGTGTGCAACAttagataatattaaaaacataccCATCCAGTTTCAGCAAACTGACAGTGGAAGGAAGCTGTAGTGTATCCAGCAACTACAGATGTCAGAGAATATAAAATGACAAGCGCAGTGCATAGTGTTCCACGATTGTAGGGATAGAGAATTCCAAGACACACCAACACAAATAAGGAGCAAACTCTGAAAGGAAACCCAACAGTGTTAAAAGGAAAACTTAAATTTTGATACTGAGAATCAATAAACTTAGCATAACACCACGAAAATCAAGAAAGGAAGAACTTTTGAatctgattttattttaaaactacatTCTATAACGGCAATTCTTTTAAAGTATCATAAATATGCAATAATGATTCCATAGAGAAAGCATCCAAGTTACACTTTATGAGGACAGATGCCACTGATATGAAAGTGTAAATAAGTTGTAGAAACAGAAGGCAACGTGAAGGTGCAAAAGGAAGAGGAAAAGGAAGAATATGAAGGTGAATAaggtttagtttaattaaatatgTCATTAATCAGCAAGAGGCAGCTGATTCTAGTGCATGTATCATACAAATCGTATGTCGTTAGCCAACCACATGAAGTGGAGAAGACTTTGTTTTTTCTTGTTGTACTTATCAGAAATCAGCAAGTAATTAATAAATATGAAGAAGACGCCAAGCAGATAGGAGAAAAATAGTGAGTGGCTTACAAGGTTAGCAGCTGAGTACCCACGCCCATGACAGCACAAAACAAGGACTTATTTCGAGGATATCTAAATACATCACCATGAATATATTTCCAACCAACCTCcttgtcatcttcttcatctccAGTTGAAAACCTGCTATTCGTGCATTGAAACTTAGCCTCAAAGTACAAAAAAGCAACTTTGTAGGTCTAAAATAAGTCAGCATTGTAAACAATAACAAAAGGCATATTACGTTCTCAAGTCATTCCTCAGACGCCGCATGAAAAGTAAAGTAAGTAATCCTATCAATAGCATAATAGTGATAACTGAGTTGATGAATGAAAACCAATGAATTTTCAGGTGGATTGGGAGGGATGAAGCCCTTGAATATCTATCCATTCTGGTATCAAAAGCAGCTGATGTGGTATTCCAGACGACTGAATAAGTGAACTGAACATCAACTCCTACATCTTCTGTTATATCAACAACCTGATTTGGGTCACCAATTGCATGTACTTCTATAATTTGGTTTCCATTATAAAGCACATCAAACTGTAcatgtttgaaaagaaaatactTGAGTGACTTCTTCTCAAGTGTCCAACTGTCTTCTTCAATTTTCCCAACAAAACCCCAAAATGGTAGATCATCATAGTACATCTGAAAGTAAAAATCATTAATGACAGCATCTCTAAATTTTGCAACATCATCTCCTTCAAGCTTCTTGTGACACAATGTCTCTGCAACTTTGTTCTCTCGGAAGTTCAACTTATATAGAGCAGTAGTTAGACGATCACCACTCAGAACTTCCCCAAGGGACTCCTTCTTTTTTACTACAGGGTCTGCAAACCACAAAGTGTGAACTTACAAGTAAACTCCAAACTACACAAGGTCAAAATTTGGAATAGATGAAACCTCAATGCTACCGTTTAACTTTTGTCAATAAAAAGACAACAAAACAAAAGATATAGGGGCATAGGCAGAGAAAAAGAACATTCAAGTGATAATATTGTGAGTTCCACAATGTAACTATAAATCCTAGGGCCCAGAATTTAGAAAAACTTGGTTCAGAAACTTCATCCACGGTAAATGTAGGATAATttgatttttaaccaaaaatgttAATAAATACCAAGTTCACATTACTCCAAGTTTATACCATGGAATCAGTTATGAAATTCTTTAGGGtgcataatatcaaatttaagaaGCAATTCTGATGATTATTGCTAACCTGGACCACAGAACGGCAATTCGTAGTATTGGTAAGTCTCACTGCAGTACAAAAACAGTTTGAGGATAAAAAGTATGACCACAAGGAATTGGTAGCCAGAAAGGGAAATGGAAATTAGCAGTTGAGGTAAATTTTCTGCTAAGGACAAAATGTTAACTTAGGACCATAAACATTCATCTCATTCCCAAGGCAGAGTGTCCTAAGGAGTCGCTCTAGTCTAAGTTCTAGACTTCTAGTTCTACCCCCGGAGCAGTTATAAGATAACCAATCTAACATCAAAGTCTAACTGCATAATAAAAGTTCAACATTctcaaaattattaataattttttatttctattgtcAGTCTTATGTTCttcaaattttagttattttgacCATTAATCACTAAAAGGCCTTAAAGGGATTTGAATTGATATCTCAATAACCAAAACACCAAAAAGGCTCGAGCGTTCCAGTATTGACCGGAAACTAACATA
The sequence above is drawn from the Gossypium hirsutum isolate 1008001.06 chromosome A05, Gossypium_hirsutum_v2.1, whole genome shotgun sequence genome and encodes:
- the LOC107959365 gene encoding transmembrane 9 superfamily member 5 isoform X2 translates to MSKMEALKLSLIIISLLLTNLRSIASSPHNHGYNVGDHVPLFVNKVGPLNNPSETYQYYELPFCGPDPVVKKKESLGEVLSGDRLTTALYKLNFRENKVAETLCHKKLEGDDVAKFRDAVINDFYFQMYYDDLPFWGFVGKIEEDSWTLEKKSLKYFLFKHVQFDVLYNGNQIIEVHAIGDPNQVVDITEDVGVDVQFTYSVVWNTTSAAFDTRMDRYSRASSLPIHLKIHWFSFINSVITIMLLIGLLTLLFMRRLRNDLRTFSTGDEEDDKEVGWKYIHGDVFRYPRNKSLFCAVMGVGTQLLTLVCSLFVLVCLGILYPYNRGTLCTALVILYSLTSVVAGYTTASFHCQFAETGWERSVLLAGIMYAGPLFVISSILNVVAVSYGATAALPFGTIMVIVLLYAFLTIPLLVLGGVIGYLFRSEFQSPCATKRYPREIPPLPWYRDTPCQMFLGGFLPFSAIVLELQHLYASLWGYRIFTLPSILFIMFIILILITAILSVGLTYIQLSVEDHQWWWRSVFCGGSTAIFMFAYCIYFYTRSSMSGLLQFSFVFGYNACMCYAFFLMLGTVGFRSSLMFVRYIYRAVKSE
- the LOC107959365 gene encoding transmembrane 9 superfamily member 2 isoform X4, coding for MSKMEALKLSLIIISLLLTNLRSIASSPHNHGYNVGDHVPLFVNKVGPLNNPSETYQYYELPFCGPDPVVKKKESLGEVLSGDRLTTALYKLNFRENKVAETLCHKKLEGDDVAKFRDAVINDFYFQMYYDDLPFWGFVGKIEEDSWTLEKKSLKYFLFKHVQFDVLYNGNQIIEVHAIGDPNQVVDITEDVGVDVQFTYSVVWNTTSAAFDTRMDRYSRASSLPIHLKIHWFSFINSVITIMLLIGLLTLLFMRRLRNDLRTFSTGDEEDDKEVGWKYIHGDVFRYPRNKSLFCAVMGVGTQLLTLVCSLFVLVCLGILYPYNRGTLCTALVILYSLTSVVAGYTTASFHCQFAETGWERSVLLAGIMYAGYLFRSEFQSPCATKRYPREIPPLPWYRDTPCQMFLGGFLPFSAIVLELQHLYASLWGYRIFTLPSILFIMFIILILITAILSVGLTYIQLSVEDHQWWWRSVFCGGSTAIFMFAYCIYFYTRSSMSGLLQFSFVFGYNACMCYAFFLMLGTVGFRSSLMFVRYIYRAVKSE
- the LOC107959365 gene encoding transmembrane 9 superfamily member 2 isoform X3, translated to MSKMEALKLSLIIISLLLTNLRSIASSPHNHGYNVGDHVPLFVNKVGPLNNPSETYQYYELPFCGPDPVVKKKESLGEVLSGDRLTTALYKLNFRENKVAETLCHKKLEGDDVAKFRDAVINDFYFQMYYDDLPFWGFVGKIEEDSWTLEKKSLKYFLFKHVQFDVLYNGNQIIEVHAIGDPNQVVDITEDVGVDVQFTYSVVWNTTSAAFDTRMDRYSRASSLPIHLKIHWFSFINSVITIMLLIGLLTLLFMRRLRNDLRTRFSTGDEEDDKEVGWKYIHGDVFRYPRNKSLFCAVMGVGTQLLTLVCSLFVLVCLGILYPYNRGTLCTALVILYSLTSVVAGYTTASFHCQFAETGWERSVLLAGIMYAGYLFRSEFQSPCATKRYPREIPPLPWYRDTPCQMFLGGFLPFSAIVLELQHLYASLWGYRIFTLPSILFIMFIILILITAILSVGLTYIQLSVEDHQWWWRSVFCGGSTAIFMFAYCIYFYTRSSMSGLLQFSFVFGYNACMCYAFFLMLGTVGFRSSLMFVRYIYRAVKSE
- the LOC107959365 gene encoding transmembrane 9 superfamily member 5 isoform X1 produces the protein MSKMEALKLSLIIISLLLTNLRSIASSPHNHGYNVGDHVPLFVNKVGPLNNPSETYQYYELPFCGPDPVVKKKESLGEVLSGDRLTTALYKLNFRENKVAETLCHKKLEGDDVAKFRDAVINDFYFQMYYDDLPFWGFVGKIEEDSWTLEKKSLKYFLFKHVQFDVLYNGNQIIEVHAIGDPNQVVDITEDVGVDVQFTYSVVWNTTSAAFDTRMDRYSRASSLPIHLKIHWFSFINSVITIMLLIGLLTLLFMRRLRNDLRTRFSTGDEEDDKEVGWKYIHGDVFRYPRNKSLFCAVMGVGTQLLTLVCSLFVLVCLGILYPYNRGTLCTALVILYSLTSVVAGYTTASFHCQFAETGWERSVLLAGIMYAGPLFVISSILNVVAVSYGATAALPFGTIMVIVLLYAFLTIPLLVLGGVIGYLFRSEFQSPCATKRYPREIPPLPWYRDTPCQMFLGGFLPFSAIVLELQHLYASLWGYRIFTLPSILFIMFIILILITAILSVGLTYIQLSVEDHQWWWRSVFCGGSTAIFMFAYCIYFYTRSSMSGLLQFSFVFGYNACMCYAFFLMLGTVGFRSSLMFVRYIYRAVKSE